GTTGATGTTGCCAGAAACCACATATGAAAATGATTGATGCATTTACAAAGCAACACAATTATGGCAGGTCCATTTAGCCTAAAAAACTCACATTTTAGATACCTATAATGCAATTtagtaataagaataataatatgaATAGTAATAATTTGCACTGGAGAGATCTACAAATCAAATTTGACTTATAGGGTCACATATCCATTATTCAATTTTGATTAGTCGTATGTCTCCATTGACCTCTATTGGTTTTCAGATTTAGAGATCTAAAATGGAGTTTTTACTAAGAATTCTAATGAGTTCTTGCTGTTAAAGAGTCTGATTGAAGAGCTGTCTAATGGAATAATGACTAGCACAAAATCACATTCAGATATGTTTCATTTGAGCTTGTAGATCCAGTTTGTGTAATTCAATTATGACCGGTCAAAATTAGATTGTAGATCTCTATAATTACTTAGAATCTTTACTAGTTAAATGAAATTTGCAGACATCTTTCATTCTAATTCTTActaataagaattgcatttgtACTAGTCTGAACTGAGCTGCAGATATCTTGAATTGAGTAACGACGAGTAACGACGAGTAACGCTGTGAGCAGTTTCGGCTAAATCGGCCTGCCATAAGAAAACATGTTGATGTCCTGACACCACTGTAACTTTTTAAAGAAGGAAATGATAAACATGTTCATTTTATGAAAGCTTTCTTTAATAGGACATTATACAGATACACTGGATATACAATGATTTTTGTTACATACCGGCTAAGATAAAAACATGCATTTGAGTGTTAGTTTGCCATTCACATTCCTGCTTGACATATGAAGGTTTTCTAATAAAATTATGTGTGGAATTTGAAACCATTTACAGAAGAGATTCTGGacgaacaaaaaataaaatcatgaaacaTGAAAATGATAAAATACTGACTTGGTACTGATGCACACTGGCCGTGATGTGATTAAGAATGAATCTGTTTTGAAAATGAAGAATCAAGGTCAACAGAGGTCATCAAATGATTCAGTTGATTTTGAATGTTCACCCTGGATGTCCCGCTCCATTCTTAtcatcaaaacacacacagaggcaTGTGCACATGAACGAACAAGCAACAAACTAACCTGCTAATCATCTTTTACTGGCATGATCCTTTTAGATTTGTCCACATGAGAAGTATGACTGACATACGAACTGCATTTAAAAGACCAAATGAAATTTAGGGCAAATGAAGCTTTAATTTGCTGCTCAGAGGACAGAATCACGCTGGGGAAAGTTTTGGCAGCATTCCTAGTTTTTATGGAACACACGAGTGAAATCAGGCCAGACTGAAACCGCAGCACCATTAAACCTAAAAACAGCTCTGGACTCAACAGAGACATGCGGCCTTGAATTGATTTGTAACAGACGGTACACTGTGCACTTCAATAAAAGAAAAACTGGCTTAGATCGAGAACTTTATGTCTTCTGAGAACTTTCATATTGTATTTTTCCACTTCATTTTCGAACACACCCCTAAAACCCACAAAACTCAAGAATTTGTGTTCATAACGTGTCTATGTCTGACCTCCCAACAGCAGCAAGAGTGAAATATAAAGACATTTTCATAAACCTCGAGTATTTCAGCCAAAATGAGTTTGCAAAGCAATTTAACCTACAAATCCTACAAGCTTTTAACTTTATCAACTGGACTGGACATGACCTATGAAGCAGCCGGGAGGTTTTTAGGAAGGGGTCATGACCTCAGGGTCCTGTGTGTCCTCTCCGGGGTCGCAGCCACATGTGCGGGTCAGACTCACAGAGGACAGAACCAAACTGCTCCGTTCATCCACGTAGACGAATGGGACGATGTTGTGAGTGTTCGGCTTACAGCACTGAAATCACAATCACAGAGAAAAAGTCCTTAAAACAACATCAGAAGATGCACACTCGACCTGATAAAGACGAATGATGTTGTGAGCGTCACCTGTGCGGACGGATCCGTGCTGTGAGAACAGGATTTACACTGAGTGAAGGTGAAACTCTCCGGATAAATGATCCAGCGCTCCCAACCCAAAtctgacacacaaacataaacacatcacAATGAACCTGGACGTGGTCTACACAGCTTTTACAGTCAAAATGTTATGATATTAAAACCAACTATCctccaagtaaaataaaataattatatgaagAAATATCTACAAGATTAGTTCACCTTTAATGAACACCTGTGAGGAATGTGTGCAGCACTTCTGTTCTGTCGTGTTTCCAGAAACTTCCAGCCATGATGAATTACCTGTTGAACAGATCATCAAAAGCCCGTTTATTCTTCATTACATCAACCTGATCCGGAGTTTACACTGAATCTGGTCTGTGCTTCCGGGTACCTGCGGTGGACTGAATGGTGGTTTTGAAAGTGGTTTTCCATTGGTCACGCAGACGATTCATCCCCGAAACGGACACACGGGGCTCCTGCTGAAGATCAAAAGATTCCAGAAGGATTTTCCTGATGTTCAGATCTCCTCTGCAATAAATCAAGCACAATAGCACATCTGAGTAAAGAGTTAATAACACAGTATCACATGTTTGTAGGCCGTTCTGTTGTCGTCTTGTGAAATTGCAACCAAATATTGAGACTCAAATAAAAGAACAGTATGTGACGGTCCCTCGACGGCTCTTCACAACACGTTTAGAAACATTTGCACTGAGCTTCAGAGAATCCAAACATGAGATCTGAGCTCTTCCTCATTGTAAAGAGAGTTGAAATGTTAAACTGTACAAAGCTATAAATCCTAAAGTCAGCATGAATAATGTTGCAGTAAGGTGCAGGTACACGAGAGATCTTCAAACAACATCTCAGTATTTCATGATCACATGGACACAGATGATCATGGACGTCTTTTGTTCTTCTCTTGTTACCTGTTGGATTTGATGGCAGATGTCTCGGGTGAATGATGGAGAACAAACGTCTTCCCGAGAGGAAACGTGAGCAGCACGACCATCACGCTGAAGAGCAGACTCATGACTGCTGACGACTGGACGTGTTTCTGTGACGGCCGCTGGAGGTTCACTGTAGATGCTCGGGAGGGAACAGAATCACTGTTGTTTGTAGCAGCCTGGGAAAGCAGAGATTTATCTACACTAGTCGAGTTCGACCTTGGAATAATTTACATTGTTTTCATGTGGAGCAGATGGATGGTGAACATGAGTGAATTATTCTTCTCAGTTAAAACTAACAAAAATTATCAGCTCAGATTTGCAGGTGCAGACGAAGACAAACATGAGAAAGATCagagaggaagagaaaaataaacaaaagtgtGACACAAATAAAGAAACAATGAATTCATGAATCAAAACCGCATGTGTTTGATTCTGCAGTTTGTGTCTGTGAGTTAATGCTGACAGAATAAACAGAGTTATGAACTTACAATACTGAATTGATTTAAACAGATGGGACCTTATAATGCCACTGGAACACAGGTCAAAGGTCAGGGCTGATGAAATACAGACAGATGAATCTCAGTTTGTCATTAAACTTTGATACACATTAAAGGGTTCAATCAGATAAACAGGAGAATAATATTGTGTAAAAGCAGCTGCCGTTCAAGGACACACATTTCCCTCTTCTGATGCAACACGAGTCTCATTCAGAGG
The DNA window shown above is from Myxocyprinus asiaticus isolate MX2 ecotype Aquarium Trade chromosome 40, UBuf_Myxa_2, whole genome shotgun sequence and carries:
- the LOC127430461 gene encoding bone morphogenetic protein 6-like, with product MSLLFSVMVVLLTFPLGKTFVLHHSPETSAIKSNRGDLNIRKILLESFDLQQEPRVSVSGMNRLRDQWKTTFKTTIQSTAGNSSWLEVSGNTTEQKCCTHSSQVFIKDLGWERWIIYPESFTFTQCKSCSHSTDPSAQCCKPNTHNIVPFVYVDERSSLVLSSVSLTRTCGCDPGEDTQDPEVMTPS